From the genome of Thermogutta terrifontis, one region includes:
- a CDS encoding PSP1 domain-containing protein, translating into MATGYIVRFGAMRLLGIFTPAREGETFVRGDRVIVRTDRGLEVGEVLIESSQRTESFLTNPMRGQIVRKMTAEDEREALQIRRRAPDEIARCERIIKELGLQMELVDVEHIFGGERIIVYYLADGRVDFRELVRRLASEFRTRIEMRQIGVRDEAKLLADYGDCGKPVCCNNHLVTMPPVSMKMAKLQKATLDPAKISGRCGRLKCCLRYEFEQYEELLEKLPPVGSRVLTDEGEGEVIGHEILAQKVLVETADHVRKLISLDKIRQVISRPTEQETAAVEGPGREDSTASVE; encoded by the coding sequence ATGGCTACTGGTTACATTGTGCGTTTCGGCGCGATGCGTCTTCTGGGCATTTTCACTCCCGCGCGAGAGGGAGAAACGTTTGTCCGCGGCGATCGTGTCATCGTTCGGACGGACCGCGGCTTGGAAGTCGGAGAGGTGCTCATCGAATCCAGTCAACGCACCGAGTCGTTTCTCACCAACCCGATGCGCGGGCAGATCGTGCGGAAAATGACGGCGGAGGACGAACGCGAGGCGCTGCAGATCCGCCGCCGGGCCCCCGATGAAATCGCTCGCTGCGAAAGGATCATCAAAGAGCTAGGGCTGCAAATGGAGCTTGTGGATGTGGAACACATCTTCGGGGGAGAGCGGATCATCGTTTACTATCTGGCCGACGGCCGGGTGGATTTCCGCGAACTGGTCCGCCGTCTGGCCAGCGAATTCCGCACCCGGATTGAAATGCGTCAGATCGGTGTTCGTGACGAGGCGAAACTGCTGGCAGACTACGGGGATTGCGGCAAACCTGTTTGTTGCAATAACCATCTCGTCACGATGCCGCCGGTGTCGATGAAGATGGCCAAACTTCAGAAGGCGACGCTGGATCCTGCGAAAATCTCCGGCCGATGCGGGCGTCTGAAATGCTGCCTCCGGTATGAGTTCGAGCAGTACGAGGAGCTTCTGGAGAAACTCCCGCCGGTCGGTTCCCGCGTTCTCACCGACGAAGGTGAAGGCGAAGTGATTGGCCATGAGATCCTCGCTCAGAAGGTGCTGGTCGAGACAGCCGACCATGTCAGGAAACTTATCAGCTTAGACAAGATTCGCCAGGTGATTTCCAGGCCCACCGAGCAGGAAACCGCTGCGGTGGAAGGACCAGGGCGCGAAGACTCGACGGCCTCTGTGGAGTAA
- a CDS encoding ISNCY family transposase: MHRLRGRSSNRQVDPAVKEKALTLYREKYGDYGPTLAAECLAAEDGVSVPVETLRGWLLAAGLWQRQRRRRVHRRRRLRKEQFGEMVQMDGSVHPWFEGRRGEAVLMVLIDDATGRVYARFYERETVWAAWDSMRGWIKRYGVPRSLYVDRHSIYRSDAEPTAEQLLSGEEPLTQFGRSMQELGVRLIRARSPQAKGRVERMNRTLQDRLVKALRRAGVSDLGEANRFLEEEFLPAFNKQFAVSAAVEGDLHRPLEAGYDLDRVFSVQERRVVQNDWTVRWGNRFLQLERSSMGQVRPGDTVTVCEQGDGRIRVFTGEVELA, from the coding sequence GTGCACCGGTTGCGAGGTCGGTCCTCGAATCGGCAAGTGGACCCGGCGGTGAAGGAGAAGGCGTTGACGCTGTACCGGGAGAAGTACGGGGACTACGGTCCCACGTTGGCAGCGGAATGTCTGGCGGCGGAGGACGGGGTATCGGTGCCGGTGGAGACGCTGCGGGGATGGCTTTTGGCGGCGGGCCTGTGGCAGCGTCAGCGTCGGAGGCGGGTGCACCGTCGGCGTCGTCTGCGGAAGGAGCAGTTTGGCGAGATGGTGCAGATGGACGGTTCGGTGCATCCTTGGTTCGAAGGGCGTCGGGGTGAGGCGGTGCTGATGGTGCTGATCGACGATGCGACAGGGCGGGTGTATGCTCGGTTTTACGAGCGGGAGACAGTGTGGGCGGCCTGGGACTCGATGCGGGGATGGATCAAGCGGTACGGGGTGCCGCGTTCGTTATATGTGGATCGCCATAGCATTTACCGCAGTGATGCGGAGCCGACGGCGGAGCAGTTGTTGTCGGGAGAGGAGCCGCTGACGCAGTTTGGCCGTTCGATGCAGGAGCTTGGGGTGCGACTGATCCGGGCGCGGAGTCCTCAGGCCAAAGGGCGGGTGGAGCGGATGAACCGGACGCTGCAGGATCGGTTGGTGAAGGCCTTGCGGCGGGCGGGGGTTTCGGACCTGGGGGAGGCGAATCGCTTTTTGGAGGAGGAGTTTCTGCCTGCGTTCAACAAGCAGTTTGCGGTGTCGGCGGCGGTGGAGGGAGACCTGCACCGGCCGCTGGAGGCGGGTTACGACCTGGACCGGGTGTTCTCGGTGCAGGAGCGGCGGGTGGTGCAGAACGACTGGACGGTGCGTTGGGGGAATCGTTTTCTGCAACTGGAGCGATCTTCGATGGGGCAAGTGCGGCCCGGAGATACGGTGACGGTGTGCGAGCAAGGGGACGGTCGGATTAGGGTGTTTACAGGAGAAGTGGAATTAGCGTAG
- a CDS encoding inorganic phosphate transporter, with translation MSLVTILAFLGLALLIWDCIEVGRNDASNIVNAVFGARILSRKWAVRLAGIAVIIGASAATPVFETARKGIFDPGLLTLHQAIVAYISVYLVDTVLLFTYSAFGMPVSTTACLIFELVGASLGLCGPGVVHWGKVGTVVAAIFVSIFMTGVAGFLIQRVFRAAIRDKIEDRETILLHGPWISGLMLTGLGWFMLFKGMSGIAFVKAFREYAIEPYIDAYTPTLAFLTVWGGFTLAVHLFLSFSGKFGTKYLFPGLAILGMLCLAFAFGQNDLANCASPGISAFWLWQHSDQSVASATQIQIPMWVLTICGALMVAGMMTENAQRVTRAQVNVGSQYDKVALYAPEWCRAIARWILGRFPHRPELAPPPTVTPRGKKVHYDALRAAVISSVSAGVIALASSRGLPVSTTYVAFAAVLATGLADRVLSRGDADLKIGRAIWVVVSWFISAVIAVAATAGVARMIYHLGIVGLLIALALNLSIRFYAQKKADEQEARVHHRRSGASTGSPSDQPQHAEALDEKS, from the coding sequence GTGAGTTTGGTCACCATTTTAGCCTTTCTCGGGCTGGCGCTGCTGATATGGGACTGTATCGAAGTCGGCCGAAATGACGCCTCTAACATCGTCAACGCGGTGTTCGGGGCGCGAATCCTCAGCCGCAAATGGGCCGTCAGACTGGCCGGCATCGCAGTGATCATTGGAGCCAGTGCCGCCACCCCCGTCTTCGAAACAGCCCGAAAAGGAATTTTCGACCCGGGCCTGCTGACGCTTCATCAGGCGATTGTCGCCTACATCAGTGTTTACCTGGTCGATACAGTTCTCCTTTTTACCTACTCGGCCTTTGGAATGCCGGTGAGCACCACAGCGTGCCTCATTTTTGAACTGGTGGGGGCCTCGCTCGGGTTGTGCGGTCCGGGAGTGGTTCACTGGGGAAAAGTTGGGACCGTGGTGGCGGCCATATTTGTTTCCATCTTTATGACCGGGGTTGCCGGCTTTCTGATCCAGCGTGTTTTTCGCGCCGCAATTCGAGACAAGATTGAAGATCGGGAAACCATTCTTCTTCACGGCCCGTGGATCTCCGGCCTCATGCTTACGGGGCTGGGCTGGTTTATGCTCTTCAAGGGCATGTCTGGCATCGCATTTGTTAAAGCATTTCGCGAATACGCCATCGAACCCTACATCGACGCGTACACCCCGACTTTGGCCTTTTTGACCGTGTGGGGTGGATTCACCCTGGCCGTCCATCTGTTTCTGTCGTTTTCCGGGAAGTTTGGGACGAAGTATCTATTTCCGGGCTTGGCCATCCTGGGAATGCTCTGCTTGGCGTTCGCCTTCGGTCAGAACGATCTGGCAAACTGCGCATCCCCAGGGATCTCGGCGTTCTGGCTATGGCAGCATTCCGATCAAAGTGTCGCCTCGGCGACGCAAATTCAAATCCCGATGTGGGTACTGACGATTTGCGGCGCCTTGATGGTGGCCGGGATGATGACGGAAAATGCCCAACGGGTGACGCGGGCCCAGGTCAACGTGGGAAGTCAGTATGACAAAGTCGCTCTCTACGCCCCGGAGTGGTGTCGCGCGATTGCCCGGTGGATTCTCGGCCGATTTCCCCACCGACCAGAACTAGCACCTCCCCCCACGGTGACCCCTCGCGGAAAGAAGGTCCATTATGACGCCCTTCGCGCGGCGGTCATCAGTTCGGTGAGTGCGGGCGTCATTGCGCTCGCCTCCAGCCGGGGTCTGCCGGTTTCTACAACCTACGTGGCCTTTGCCGCCGTGCTGGCGACAGGTTTGGCCGACCGTGTCCTCAGTCGGGGTGATGCGGACCTCAAAATCGGTCGCGCGATCTGGGTGGTGGTGAGTTGGTTCATCTCGGCTGTGATTGCGGTAGCAGCGACCGCCGGGGTCGCCCGGATGATCTACCATCTTGGAATCGTCGGTCTTCTGATTGCTCTGGCACTCAACCTGAGCATTCGGTTTTATGCCCAGAAAAAGGCAGACGAGCAGGAGGCGCGTGTTCACCACCGACGATCCGGAGCTTCCACCGGATCACCCTCCGATCAGCCTCAGCACGCCGAGGCACTCGACGAGAAATCGTAA
- a CDS encoding Gfo/Idh/MocA family protein, with protein sequence MLSSKVNRRGFVASSALATVATVVPRSVLGGPGFVPPSEKIHIGYVGCGTQGLRQLMQALPRQEIRIVAVCDPNRKSDDYPEWGPREIVSKVRAFLEDPRWGEGARGGLCGREVGLEIVSRYYAKASDNATERPQCRAYSDFRQMLADERDLDAVYIMTPDHLHGVIAARALKAGKHAITHKPISNVLQEVRILRDLAQQTGLATQLFCAADNPDAATIAEWIQAGAIGQVREVHNWSTRPFWPQGMTEYPTEKVPLPDGFEWDLWLGPAQERPYHPAYTHAVFRGWYDFGTGALGDMGHYSFYQIFKILGLGSPVSVEASRSQFWRIENYTWKKQINRVSYPRASLIHWEFPSSDQRSAVKLHWYDGGLRPELLAELEVDGLDMPEEGMLFVGDQGKILAGFTGNNPRLIPQKRMKDFQPPPKRLPRPAGELDQFIRACRGEAKADANFVSVYPMAETILLGTIAVRVNQKLRWDTTRGEFTNSAEANALIRRENRPGWEL encoded by the coding sequence ATGCTGAGCTCGAAGGTCAATCGCCGTGGATTTGTGGCGTCCAGCGCGCTGGCGACGGTGGCCACTGTTGTCCCTCGCTCTGTCCTCGGTGGGCCGGGCTTTGTCCCCCCAAGCGAAAAAATACACATCGGCTATGTGGGATGCGGGACGCAGGGCTTGCGACAGCTCATGCAGGCCCTCCCGCGACAGGAAATCAGGATCGTGGCGGTCTGCGACCCCAATCGAAAGAGTGACGATTATCCCGAATGGGGACCGAGAGAGATCGTCTCCAAGGTTCGTGCGTTTCTGGAAGATCCTCGCTGGGGCGAAGGTGCCCGGGGGGGACTTTGCGGTCGAGAGGTCGGCCTGGAGATTGTTTCCCGCTATTACGCCAAAGCCTCGGACAATGCGACCGAACGGCCGCAGTGTCGCGCTTATTCGGATTTCCGGCAAATGCTGGCGGACGAAAGAGACCTGGACGCCGTTTACATCATGACGCCGGACCACTTACACGGCGTTATTGCTGCACGGGCGCTCAAAGCGGGTAAACACGCCATCACACACAAGCCGATTTCCAACGTGCTCCAGGAGGTACGCATCCTCCGCGATTTGGCTCAGCAAACCGGTCTGGCCACGCAGCTTTTCTGTGCAGCCGACAATCCCGATGCTGCCACCATCGCGGAATGGATTCAGGCCGGTGCGATTGGACAGGTTCGAGAAGTCCACAACTGGTCCACGCGGCCTTTCTGGCCACAGGGAATGACCGAATATCCCACGGAAAAAGTGCCCCTGCCGGACGGCTTTGAATGGGATCTGTGGCTCGGGCCGGCTCAGGAGCGGCCGTATCATCCCGCCTACACCCATGCCGTCTTTCGAGGGTGGTACGATTTCGGCACCGGGGCGCTGGGAGATATGGGGCACTACAGCTTCTACCAGATTTTCAAAATCCTGGGCCTGGGATCACCGGTCAGCGTGGAAGCCAGCCGCAGTCAATTCTGGCGAATTGAAAACTACACCTGGAAGAAGCAAATCAATCGCGTTTCCTATCCCCGAGCATCCCTCATTCACTGGGAATTTCCAAGCAGTGATCAGCGATCTGCCGTGAAACTTCACTGGTATGACGGGGGGTTGCGACCGGAATTGCTGGCTGAACTCGAGGTTGACGGTCTCGACATGCCCGAGGAAGGTATGCTCTTTGTGGGCGATCAGGGAAAAATTCTCGCCGGGTTTACGGGTAATAATCCCCGGTTAATTCCGCAGAAAAGAATGAAGGATTTCCAGCCACCCCCGAAGAGGCTGCCTCGACCGGCCGGGGAGCTGGATCAGTTCATTCGCGCATGTCGCGGAGAAGCAAAGGCCGACGCCAACTTCGTTTCGGTGTATCCGATGGCGGAAACAATCCTGCTGGGAACCATTGCGGTCCGGGTGAACCAGAAGCTCAGGTGGGATACCACCAGGGGCGAATTCACCAATTCGGCAGAGGCCAATGCCCTGATCCGGCGAGAAAATCGCCCAGGCTGGGAGTTGTAA
- a CDS encoding FAD-dependent oxidoreductase — MIRLWKVVACGIAFWASFSAWAQDHHVIWLETEKFENRGGWVNDAQFVDQMGSPFLLAIGLEGPVQDASTTVNVPKAGRYRVWVRNRDWLPEYSPGKFQVILGDRAIEHVFGANKKGEWIWEDGGIVELPAGPLTVKLHDLTGHYSRCDAIVLSDDPAFRPSDDLGPLARQREMYGGVSREIKTLEPYDTVVVGGGLAGTFAAVASARMGCRTVLIQNRPVLGGNGSTEILVNPEGDSTREPLDPGEGGIIEEVRGDVFGYSERLLKLVKNQPGLDLFLNTHATGVEMESAKRIKAVIALDVNTGERLRFPGKIFIDCTGDGSIGVWAGAEYRHGREPRSMYNESRAPEVGDVNKGTMGGTLRYATEQMAQPVPFKAPDWAHKFESCSDFNPGRHPQLRFGGWQWVIEYGGELDTYKDAEIIRDELLRIIWGMWDHAKNHCPKLKEEAENYKLTWVSYVVGKRESRRLMGDYIMTEHDIANQTLFPDRVSYGGWGIDIHPPKGFYDPGPPAVFSHKVKFSVPFRSLYSKDIDNLMMAGRCISVTHVALGATRVMITCGLQGQAVGTAAGFCKMHDTTPRGVYERYIADLQQQLLKDGCYIIDLPNQDPRDLARSAKVAASSTAPNEVYKIATLLPTHKLDHDRAVMFHWKGGRLDSIALHLTSELSQPTEIPVELCAAADLGNFENGRPVGKSSAIVPGGASGWVVVSIQRELPEGYYFVWLPKTAGISWTLFSQQVANTSRAYRSPGGKWTTMPQTYAFRLSPGDEPGIKLATEVDQTQQLFAPENVIDGFARAIRGIPHSWRPDPQQPLPQWVELRFDRPVKFNTVHVSFQSKLMRADDFDIQIGRDDGWLTVLEVRDNFDRRRVLTFPAVTSDRLRIVIRRAQPEMGICEIRVYDENDG, encoded by the coding sequence ATGATCCGATTGTGGAAAGTTGTCGCGTGCGGCATCGCGTTTTGGGCGAGCTTTTCAGCCTGGGCTCAGGACCATCACGTCATCTGGCTGGAAACGGAAAAGTTTGAAAACAGGGGCGGCTGGGTCAACGATGCCCAGTTTGTTGATCAGATGGGATCACCTTTTCTGCTGGCCATTGGTCTGGAAGGCCCCGTCCAGGATGCCTCGACTACAGTGAACGTTCCCAAGGCCGGGCGTTATCGGGTGTGGGTCCGCAATCGAGATTGGCTTCCCGAATACAGCCCGGGCAAATTTCAGGTTATCCTGGGCGACCGCGCAATCGAGCATGTGTTCGGCGCCAACAAGAAAGGGGAATGGATCTGGGAGGACGGGGGTATCGTGGAATTGCCGGCCGGTCCATTGACGGTGAAACTTCACGACCTGACCGGTCATTATTCTCGGTGCGATGCGATCGTTTTGAGTGATGACCCGGCATTTCGACCTTCCGACGATTTAGGCCCCCTGGCCCGCCAGCGTGAAATGTACGGCGGCGTCAGCCGGGAAATCAAAACCCTGGAACCCTACGATACAGTGGTTGTTGGCGGTGGATTGGCCGGGACTTTCGCGGCTGTGGCCTCTGCCCGAATGGGGTGCCGGACGGTGCTCATTCAGAATCGTCCGGTGCTGGGGGGAAACGGCAGTACGGAGATCCTTGTCAATCCGGAAGGAGATTCCACGCGCGAGCCGCTTGATCCCGGCGAAGGCGGCATCATCGAAGAGGTCCGCGGCGATGTGTTCGGTTATTCCGAGCGGCTCCTCAAGTTGGTGAAAAACCAGCCCGGCCTGGATCTGTTCCTCAACACGCACGCCACTGGGGTGGAAATGGAATCGGCCAAACGCATCAAAGCCGTGATCGCGCTGGACGTCAACACTGGTGAGCGGTTGCGGTTCCCCGGGAAGATTTTTATCGACTGCACGGGTGACGGATCGATCGGCGTGTGGGCAGGGGCAGAGTACCGGCACGGCCGGGAACCCCGCTCCATGTACAACGAAAGCCGTGCCCCGGAGGTGGGTGATGTCAACAAAGGAACGATGGGCGGCACGCTGCGGTATGCCACCGAACAGATGGCCCAGCCTGTCCCGTTCAAAGCCCCCGACTGGGCCCATAAGTTCGAGAGTTGCTCCGATTTTAATCCCGGTCGCCATCCTCAGTTACGGTTCGGAGGCTGGCAATGGGTGATCGAGTACGGGGGAGAGCTCGATACGTACAAGGACGCCGAAATCATCCGCGATGAGCTCCTGCGGATCATCTGGGGGATGTGGGATCACGCCAAAAACCACTGCCCCAAACTCAAAGAAGAGGCCGAGAATTATAAGCTCACCTGGGTGAGCTACGTGGTGGGCAAGCGCGAGTCGCGCCGCCTGATGGGAGATTACATCATGACCGAGCACGACATCGCCAATCAAACCCTTTTCCCGGATCGTGTCTCCTACGGGGGATGGGGCATTGACATCCACCCGCCCAAAGGATTTTACGATCCGGGGCCCCCCGCGGTGTTCTCGCACAAAGTGAAGTTCTCCGTGCCTTTTCGAAGTTTGTACTCCAAGGATATCGACAACCTCATGATGGCGGGGCGTTGCATTTCTGTAACGCACGTGGCTCTGGGAGCGACGCGGGTGATGATCACCTGTGGTTTGCAGGGGCAGGCGGTAGGTACGGCAGCCGGCTTCTGCAAAATGCATGACACAACGCCCCGCGGAGTTTATGAGCGGTATATCGCTGATCTCCAGCAGCAACTTCTCAAAGATGGCTGCTACATCATCGACCTGCCCAATCAGGACCCGCGTGATCTGGCACGCTCGGCAAAGGTGGCAGCCTCCAGCACCGCGCCCAACGAGGTGTACAAGATCGCGACTCTCCTGCCCACCCACAAGTTGGATCATGATCGCGCGGTCATGTTTCACTGGAAAGGTGGGCGACTGGACAGTATTGCCCTCCATTTGACTTCCGAACTCTCCCAACCCACCGAAATCCCCGTCGAGTTGTGCGCTGCTGCCGACCTGGGAAACTTCGAGAACGGCCGCCCGGTTGGCAAATCCTCGGCGATTGTGCCGGGCGGTGCCAGCGGCTGGGTTGTTGTGAGTATTCAGCGAGAGTTGCCCGAGGGCTACTATTTCGTGTGGCTCCCCAAGACGGCGGGGATTTCCTGGACGCTTTTCTCGCAGCAGGTAGCAAACACCTCGCGGGCTTATCGCAGCCCCGGTGGAAAGTGGACCACCATGCCTCAGACATATGCATTCCGGCTCTCTCCTGGGGACGAGCCCGGAATCAAGCTGGCCACGGAAGTGGACCAAACGCAGCAACTCTTCGCTCCGGAAAATGTTATCGACGGTTTTGCCCGGGCGATACGTGGTATTCCTCACTCCTGGCGTCCGGATCCCCAGCAGCCGCTACCTCAATGGGTGGAGTTGCGATTTGACCGGCCGGTCAAGTTCAACACCGTCCACGTATCTTTCCAATCCAAATTGATGCGAGCGGACGACTTCGATATCCAGATCGGCCGGGATGACGGTTGGCTGACCGTCCTGGAAGTCCGGGACAACTTTGATCGTCGCCGCGTGTTGACGTTCCCCGCCGTGACATCGGACCGGTTGAGAATCGTGATTCGCCGTGCCCAGCCGGAAATGGGAATCTGTGAAATTCGTGTGTACGATGAGAACGACGGTTGA
- a CDS encoding sugar phosphate isomerase/epimerase family protein produces the protein MRSQFSRRDFLACTSAAAGVLAFGRITLAEGFRTTIHKAMIGKPTEQWLKELKAAGFHGVESDDRHADPKDAQAARKLAESLDMRVHSVLYGWANFNTDSVNRDIDSVAQSLRTAAAYGADALLLVPCRIGGMKMPEPWEFDIEFDEKTGHVLRVVRGDNTPYKEYIEAHNHAIDTSREAVKKLIPVAEKTGVIIALENVWNNLWVKPAIFAHFVKSFDHPMVRAYFDIGNHVKYAPPVEWIRALGSMIVKLHVKDFLLNPDGKGGKFVHPRDGSVDWPAVRQELDKIGYNGWMTIEDGGLPLEEFSRRLDLIIAGK, from the coding sequence ATGCGCTCCCAATTTTCGCGTCGCGATTTTCTGGCCTGCACATCTGCCGCCGCCGGAGTTTTGGCATTTGGTCGAATCACTCTGGCAGAAGGCTTTCGCACGACCATCCACAAGGCGATGATCGGCAAGCCCACGGAGCAGTGGCTCAAGGAACTGAAAGCGGCTGGCTTTCACGGTGTGGAATCAGATGACCGGCACGCGGATCCCAAAGATGCGCAGGCCGCCCGAAAATTGGCGGAGAGCCTCGACATGCGGGTGCACTCCGTGCTTTATGGCTGGGCCAACTTCAATACCGATAGCGTCAATCGGGACATCGACAGCGTAGCCCAGTCGCTTCGCACGGCCGCTGCCTACGGGGCGGATGCCCTTCTGCTTGTTCCCTGCCGCATCGGTGGGATGAAGATGCCCGAACCCTGGGAGTTTGATATCGAATTCGACGAGAAGACCGGACACGTGCTCCGCGTCGTCAGGGGCGACAACACCCCGTATAAGGAGTACATCGAAGCGCACAATCATGCCATCGATACATCCCGGGAAGCAGTCAAGAAGCTCATCCCGGTGGCGGAAAAAACGGGTGTGATCATCGCCCTGGAAAACGTGTGGAACAATCTCTGGGTAAAACCCGCTATTTTTGCTCATTTTGTAAAATCCTTCGACCATCCGATGGTCAGGGCCTATTTCGATATTGGCAATCATGTGAAATATGCCCCACCCGTGGAGTGGATTCGGGCACTGGGGTCGATGATCGTCAAGTTGCACGTGAAGGACTTTCTGCTCAATCCCGACGGGAAAGGTGGCAAGTTCGTTCACCCGCGAGACGGCAGTGTGGACTGGCCAGCGGTGCGGCAAGAACTGGACAAGATCGGTTATAACGGCTGGATGACCATCGAAGACGGTGGTCTGCCGCTGGAAGAATTCAGCCGCCGCCTGGACCTTATTATTGCCGGCAAGTGA
- a CDS encoding Gfo/Idh/MocA family protein: MFRLPSVVLVCVAAWLLVSFPANVVKGEEVSPQVKKLGLIGLDTSHAIAFTDIINDPKAEGVLAEFEVVAGYPNGMPDNPSSWDRVAGYTEKLREKGLQIFDSIEAMLPHVDAVLIESVDGRPHLEQARKVIAARKPMFIDKPMAASLRDVLLIFRLAEEANVPVFSSSSLRFSAGFQAVRKGEAGFGQIKRCVAWSPMTIEPHHPDLFWYGIHGVETLYTIMGTGCQTIVRESQNRVVGTWKDGRIGIFEERKGYGAEVEGTEKSGSAGTYDGYKPLVIEICNFFKTGVSPVPKEETIELFAFMEAADVSKQLGGKPVTIADVLAKAQAEAEKKYQELKSAP; this comes from the coding sequence ATGTTCCGCTTACCATCTGTGGTCCTCGTGTGCGTTGCCGCGTGGCTGCTTGTAAGCTTTCCCGCGAATGTGGTGAAGGGTGAAGAAGTTTCCCCCCAGGTGAAAAAGCTCGGACTCATTGGACTGGACACCTCCCACGCCATCGCCTTCACCGATATTATCAATGATCCAAAGGCGGAGGGAGTTCTGGCAGAATTCGAAGTGGTGGCCGGATATCCCAACGGCATGCCGGACAATCCCTCCAGTTGGGACCGCGTGGCCGGTTACACGGAAAAACTCCGCGAAAAGGGACTGCAAATTTTCGATTCAATCGAGGCGATGCTGCCCCATGTCGACGCCGTTCTCATCGAAAGTGTGGACGGTCGGCCGCATCTGGAACAGGCTCGTAAGGTGATCGCGGCGCGTAAACCCATGTTCATCGATAAGCCCATGGCGGCGTCTTTGCGGGACGTGCTGCTCATTTTCCGCCTGGCAGAAGAGGCCAACGTGCCTGTGTTCTCGAGTTCCTCGTTGCGATTCAGTGCGGGCTTTCAGGCTGTCCGCAAGGGGGAAGCCGGTTTCGGACAGATCAAGCGATGTGTGGCCTGGAGTCCCATGACCATTGAACCGCACCACCCCGACCTTTTCTGGTACGGCATTCATGGGGTGGAAACACTCTACACGATCATGGGCACCGGGTGCCAGACGATTGTTCGCGAAAGCCAGAATCGGGTGGTGGGAACCTGGAAAGACGGCCGAATCGGCATTTTTGAAGAGCGAAAAGGATACGGGGCGGAGGTGGAAGGTACGGAAAAAAGTGGCTCGGCCGGAACCTACGACGGCTACAAACCGCTCGTCATCGAGATTTGTAACTTCTTTAAGACCGGTGTTTCCCCAGTCCCCAAAGAGGAAACGATTGAGCTGTTCGCTTTCATGGAGGCGGCCGACGTAAGCAAACAGCTCGGCGGAAAGCCGGTCACCATCGCCGATGTGCTCGCCAAAGCCCAGGCGGAGGCAGAGAAAAAATACCAGGAACTCAAGTCCGCCCCATAA
- a CDS encoding helix-turn-helix domain-containing protein translates to MKVFTTGQVAKICKVAPRTVSKWFDSGRLKGYRIPGSQDRRIPRESLIKFLKEHGMPLGELEDETTAKVLIVAQDQVLIENLKKELPPERSFKVAVASSGFDAGIQAESFRPDCIVVDFSIGRTEALQICQHVRRNSEFSDVILIALLPDDGSAMSFDRSSINETFKKPFDAHLLAERIRTLVGAKKELV, encoded by the coding sequence ATGAAGGTCTTCACTACAGGTCAAGTTGCCAAGATCTGTAAAGTGGCCCCGCGCACCGTCAGCAAGTGGTTCGATTCGGGCCGTCTCAAAGGTTACCGCATCCCCGGTTCGCAGGATCGGCGCATTCCTCGGGAATCGCTGATCAAATTCCTCAAGGAACACGGGATGCCACTCGGTGAGCTTGAGGACGAGACCACCGCCAAGGTGTTGATCGTCGCTCAGGATCAGGTGCTCATCGAGAACCTGAAGAAAGAGCTTCCGCCGGAACGCTCTTTCAAAGTGGCGGTCGCATCGAGCGGCTTTGATGCGGGAATTCAGGCCGAGAGTTTCCGCCCCGATTGCATCGTGGTGGATTTCTCCATCGGCCGCACGGAGGCCCTACAGATCTGCCAGCATGTCCGTCGCAATTCTGAATTCAGCGACGTCATCCTCATTGCCTTGTTGCCGGACGACGGAAGCGCCATGAGCTTCGACCGATCGTCCATCAACGAGACGTTTAAGAAACCGTTCGATGCCCATCTGCTGGCCGAACGGATTCGCACCCTTGTGGGCGCGAAGAAGGAGCTGGTCTGA